In the Octopus bimaculoides isolate UCB-OBI-ISO-001 chromosome 7, ASM119413v2, whole genome shotgun sequence genome, TCTACcactctccccacctctctctttcatatatatatatatatatattctttattaaaaagcaacaaatatatcacaaaaactgttactcagagtttcacgttcctgttcgtcggatagttttgtttagaatggaacaaaaataaggctataagcaaaaatatacaactagtttgatagatatacatttgaaaatggttttatttcatttgtcctTTCGACTCACGGTCTTTTCAATGACCGGTTGCATGCAATAACAAATTGCAGTATAAAATCATCttattataaaaatcgaagaaaaccttaaatcaaaaatagattATAGAGGACAGAGCCTGGATACCCAGGGTAAATAATTAGCTGTAAAACATTAatcaattaatgaattaaaagttATAttcgtttaaaatttttttcatgctattggctgggtaggggaagactcaaaatcatgatgttaattaccagttaaaggggcaagacgctaataaaacctagaatgttaatacagaggaaattttatcttGTGGCactatgggtgattgtttataaagaatattgttatgttgtataaaaaataaaattaaagattatcaaaaatgatatcataaccaaaataggtcaaatatgtgtatatatcaattatcaatattaaaaaagaaaaattacatagaatcagtttaatattcatttatgtacttaattaattacttattaggtggtttctataaagacgaCTCAGGGCATTTACTAATGGAAtactggaaagataaacatgctaACATGTATTAATTATAAGccaaaaatcaaaaagaataaagatgcgtacagatacacacatatttatatatatgcacacatgcacacatagacatacacaaatatttatacgtttacatggatatagtataaccatctcgcatagacttaagtaactgaAAAGTATCTACTtacgaacaagaaaaataacaatatataaggaataagaggttaataggttatgcacatatatgcatatatacacatatacaaatatttatacgtctATATGGATTTAGTATAACAATCTCGCATAGACCTAAGTAGCGGAAAAATCTCTATTTAAGAAGAGTAACAACTAATAAGGGAtaaggatatcaaaataagaaaacaaaataaggcgtaggagtggctgtgNNNNNNNNNNNNNNNNNNNNNNNNNNNNNNNNNNNNNNNNNNNNNNNNNNNNNNNNNNNNNNNNNNNNNNNNNNNNNNNNNNNNNNNNNNNNNNNNNNNNTGTGCTatttgagtgctcttgtttattaCGGCTTCCAGTATCTTTTGGCTGGCCCTGCCATATGACTGTCTCCGTCAGTGATTTGATGATTCCCATAAACCTTGATTGTTATGGTTTCCaatcttgtttgttcttgtttttaatgAATGACAGCAATAGATCTTATGGAGTATACTTTTGCTTTTGggtttagtgtatgtatgtgagtgcgagcatgtgtgtgcgtgcgcgcgcgtgcggtgtgtgagtgtgtgtgtgcgcgtttgtgtaaaAGTGAATCCTTGATTCCCCACGTTGTCCCGGTATATATGATCATGCGTTTGTTTTCTCTATCACATATCTCTATATGAATACACGATTGTATTATGTAACGTTTAAAATGTACGAACATAATTTGTAATGTTGAAATCAATACTGCTGCGTGCAGATAACGAAGCAGGAGTAGTCATATAGAAATcatatggaaatataaaatttgtgttcACCTCTCATACCGCCTAATTATATTCttacgttcttttattcttttacttgtttcagtaatttgactgtggccatactggagcaccacctcgaagggctttaagtcgaacaaatcgactcgaggacttattctttgtgaccctagtacttatttgatcggaCTCTTgggccgaacctctaagttacgggaacgtaaacacaccagcactggttgtcaagcggtgatagtggggacaaacacacacacacacgtgtgtgtgtgtgtgtgtgtgtgtgtgtgtgtgtgtgtgtgtgtgtgtgtgNNNNNNNNNNNNNNNNNNNNNNNNNNNNNNNNNNNNNNNNNNNNNNNNNNNNNNNNNNNNNNNNNNNNNNNNNNNNNNNNNNNNNNNNNNNNNNNNNNNNNNNNNNNNNNNNNNNNNNNNNNNNNNNNNNNNNNNNNNNNNNNNNNNNNNNNNNNNNNNNNNNNNNNNNNNNNNNNNNNNNNNNNNNNNNNNNNNNNNNNNNNNNNNNNNNNNNNNNNNNNNNNNNNNNNNNNNNNNNNNNNNNNNNNNNNNNNNNNNNNNNNNNNNNNNNNNNNNNNNNNNNNNNNNNNNNNNNNNNNNNNNNNNNNNNNNNNNNNNNNNNNNNNNNNNNNNNNNNNNNNNNNNNNNNNNNNNNNNNNNNNNNNNNNNNNNNNNNNNNNNNNNNNNNNNNNNNNNNNNNNNNNNNNNNNNNNNNNNNNNNNNNNNNNNNNNNNNNNNNNNNNNNNNNNNNNNNNNNNNNNNNNNNNNNNNNNNNNNNNNNNNNNNNNNNNNNNNNNNNNNNNNNNNNNNNNNNNNNNNNNNNNNNNNNNNAAAAATATgtaggcaaatttgttgttgaaaatgcaccttaattgaaaaacttgtaattgtttttaaataaatttatttacatatatgccaAATTAGTTTCAACAATAGCTTATTGTTTATCAATAGTAAAAacttaaaattatgaattagaaaaacatgtttaaaagtttcaatgtttacaagtttgaataatatgaaatatgcTTTCAATGTTCGTAacatttaatgatataaaaaatgtGAATCATCTTGTTTAAATGCACAAAATTCAATAGTGTTATTAGTGATCGATAAAAAACGTGGATCATCAAAGTTTCggtcatactgagttaagagggcgaaaaacaagggagaaatgaagatagtTTTTAAAAAGGGTTTTGTTTAAAGTTTCTGTGATACTGTTTCCGTCGTGTGCAAGAACTTTCGCTTGTACACGGGTTTCCAAATTTTTCTCCGTGAagggatctgatttttgattcactaaagtaCTAGTGACGTCTTGTTTTTCTGATGGTCAAGATTGTCGTTCTGCCTGGTTGGCTTCCCTGTGGAGAACGGTCATCAGCCGTTTCAGTTGGTTGATTTTCTCAAAgggtcattttgttgtatttgctgaaATTCGGTTTTAATCGGAGGTAAAATTCTATTGGCCTAGAGTTAGGTCACATCAGCAACTGGTacttgtaaaatttcattggtatAGAGTTAGttgacgtcagcaactggtgtttgtatgcTGTTATTGTATGGTGATTTGGAGTTGCGGTTTCGAAACCAGTGTGGAAGACTGTTGCTAAAATTTTTGAATCATGTCTGCTGTATccggttgatttttttttttttttttgtagtgaaactggatcttttttcctttttatctttagtgtttttacttctttctaaaagatattcagctgtggtttatattttttaatgagcatgttttccttatttaaacggatttgggttgaagtgtttccggtgcattgatagagagggaagatttggtatttcgGGTTTATGTTTGCGGGGCATTGGTCTAGGTGTTTGCTCACGGGAATTTTCCTGATCCTGGGGTCCTGAGTTTGTTGCCTGTGTACCGTTAGACTGTCCCACAAGGTCGGTCAAACTAGTTTGACCTATGTAGTCTCCACTACACCCTTACACATTTGAGAACATAGATTAAGTCCTTCAAATCACAggtgaagtgattttttttatggtaaaagtttgacctgacttaaatttgtatgttgaACCCTCTAAGAGGAAGATGCAAGTACCGCAGTTAGAACGGTTGCATTTTTTGACGAGTGGGGTTGTATTTTGGTGAGTAATTTGGCGCTGGTGAGTAACTTTTTTTAAGGATTGCAGTTGTCTCTTAAGAGAAtaaagatattgttttgagtccgTTGGTTTGAAGAAGATGTGGGTTTCAATTTCAGTATCTCTTTTTATGATTAAGATGTCCAGGAAGAGTAGTTGTTTGTGGCTGTATTCCTTTGTGACCCGGATACAGTGGTTAATGCTATTGATTAAGCTTTAAATTTTGAGAGTTGCTCAAGGTTATGTGGCCACAGAATGAAACAGTCATGCAAGTAGCGTTTCCAGTTTCCAGTAAGTATTTTTGGAAGTTGTCTCCAAATCTCAGTCTAGCGTGCTCGTATATTTGGACTTCCAAGTATGCCATGACAAGGTTGGCAAAAGTAGGGGCTACCCTCGTTCCCATGGCTGTGCCCAATTTTTGTCTATAAGTGTTCTCGATGAATTCTTTTCCGATTCGGTTAGGGTTGTCTTTTGGGAATTTTTCGAGCCAGTATTGTATGGCCATTATTCCGTTTTCGCGAGGAATCGAGGCGTAGAGGTTTATTATGTCGAATGAATGCTGGTTTTGTTCGGGAGATGGTTTTTAAAGTCCAAAACATCCCTTATAAAACTCGGTGTATGTTGGAGAATAAGTTTAAGGAGGACGTCAATAAAGCTACTGAGTCTGTGTGTCTCACACGAGAGACTGGCTACAATCGGTCTCATTTTGAGATCTCTCAGGTGTGGAATATTTATCAGTACAGAAGTTGATTTGTTACAGGCTTCGTTTATGGCTTcacttttgtggattttgggaagtCCATAAAAGTTACTGGTTTTGTAATCAAATCTAGTCAAGTaatctctttccttttctgttaAATCTTGCTGGAACTGATGGATAATGGTAGAAATTTagatgcattttcaacaacaaatttgcccatatatatatatatgcacaacaggttttaacgttctagctcactttcNNNNNNNNNNNNNNNNNNNNNNNNNNNNNNNNNNNNNNNNNNNNNNNNNNNNNNNNNNNNNNNNNNNNNNNNNNNNNNNNNNNNNNNNNNNNNNNNNNNNNNNNNNNNNNNNNNNNNNNNNNNNNNNNNNNNNNNNNNNNNNNNNNNNNNNNNNNNNNNNNNNNNNNNNNNNNNNNNNNNNNNNNNNNNNNNNNNNNNNNNNNNNNNNNNNNNNNNNNNNNNNNNNNNNNNNNNNNNNNNNNNNNNNNNNNNNNNNNNNNNNNNNNNNNNNNNNNNNNNNNNNNNNNNNNNNNNNNNNNNNNNNNNNNNNNNNNNNNNNNNNNNNNNNNNNNNNNNNNNNNNNNNNNNNNNNNNNNNNNNNNNNNNNNNNNNNNNNNNNNNNNNNNNNNNNNNNNNNNNNNNNNNNNNNNNNNNNNNNNNNNNNNNNNNNNNNNNNNNNNNNNNNNNNNNNNNNNNNNNNNNNNNNNNNNNNNNNNNNNNNNNNNNNNNNNNNNNNNNNNNNNNNNNNNNNNNNNNNNNNNNNNNNNNNNNNNNNNNNNNNNNNNNNNNNNNNNNNNNNNNNNNNNNNNNNNNNNNNNNNNNNNNNNNNNNNNNNNNNNNNNNNNNNNNNNNNNNNNNNNNNNNNNNNNNNNNNNNNNNNNNNNNNNNNNNNNNNNNNNNNNNNNNNNNNNNNNNNNNNNNNNNNNNNNNNNNNNNNNNNNNNNNNNNNNNNNNNNNNNNNNNNNNNNNNNNNNNNNNNNNNNNNNNNNNNNNNNNNNNNNNNNNNNNNNNNNNNNNNNNNNNNNNNNNNNNNNNNNNNNNNNNNNNNNNNNNNNNNNNNNNNNNNNNNNNNNNNNNNNNNNNNNNNNNNNNNNNNNNNNNNNNNNNNNNNNNNNNNNNNNNNNNNNNNNNNNNNNNNNNNNNNNNNNNNNNNNNNNNNNNNNNNNNNNNNNNNNNNNNNNNNNNNNNNNNNNNNNNNNNNNNNNNNNNNNNNNNNNNNNNNNNNNNNNNNNNNNNNNNNNNNNNNNNNNNNNNNNNNNNNNNNNNNNNNNNNNNNNNNNNNNNNNNNNNNNNNNNNNNNNNNNNNNNNNNNNNNNNNNNNNNNNNNNNNNNNNNNNNNNNNNNNNNNNNNNNNNNNNNNNNNNNNNNNNNNNNNNNNNNNNNNNNNNNNNNNNNNNNNNNNNNNNNNNNNNNNNNNNNNNNNNNNNNNNNNNNNNNNNNNNNNNNNNNNNNNNNNNNNNNNNNNNNNNNNNNNNNNNNNNNNNNNNNNNNNNNNNNNNNNNNNNNNNNNNNNNNNNNNNNNNNNNNNNNNNNNNNNNNNNNNNNNNNNNNNNNNNNNNNNNNNNNNNNNNNNNNNNNNNNNNNNNNNNNNNNNNNNNNNNNNNNNNNNNNNNNNNNNNNNNNNNNNNNNNNNNNNNNNNNNNNNNNNNNNNNNNNNNNNNNNNNNNNNNNNNNNNNNNNNNNNNNNNNNNNNNNNNNNNNNNNNNNNNNNNNNNNNNNNNNNNNNNNNNNNNNNNNNNNNNNNNNNNNNNNNNNNNNNNNNNNNNNNNNNNNNNNNNNNNNNNNNNNNNNNNNNNNNNNNNNNNNNNNNNNNNNNNNNNNNNNNNNNNNNNNNNNNNNNNNNNNNNNNNNNNNNNNNNNNNNNNNNNNNNNNNNNNNNNNNNNNNNNNNNNNNNNNNNNNNNNNNNNNNNNNNNNNNNNNNNNNNNNNNNNNNNNNNNNNNNNNNNNNNNNNNNNNNNNNNNNNNNNNNNNNNNNNNNNNNNNNNNNNNNNNNNNNNNNNNNNNNNNNNNNNNNNNNNNNNNNNNNNNNNNNNNNNNNNNNNNNNNNNNNNNNNNNNNNNNNNNNNNNNNNNNNNNNNNNNNNNNNNNNNNNNNNNNNNNNNNNNNNNNNNNNNNNNNNNNNNNNNNNNNNNNNNNNNNNNNNNNNNNNNNNNNNNNNNNNNNNNNNNNNNNNNNNNNNNNNNNNNNNNNNNNNNNNNNNNNNNNNNNNNNNNNNNNNNNNNNNNNNNNNNNNNNNNNNNNNNNNNNNNNNNNNNNNNNNNNNNNNNNNNNNNNNNNNNNNNNNNNNNNNNNNNNNNNNNNNNNNNNNNNNNNNNNNNNNNNNNNNNNNNNNNNNNNNNNNNNNNNNNNNNNNNNNNNNNNNNNNNNNNNNNNNNNNNNNNNNNNNNNNNNNNNNNNNNNNNNNNNNNNNNNNNNNNNNNNNNNNNNNNNNNNNNNNNNNNNNNNNNNNNNNNNNNNNNNNNNNNNNNNNNNNNNNNNNNNNNNNNNNNNNNNNNNNNNNNNNNNNNNNNNNNNNNNNNNNNNNNNNNNNNNNNNNNNNNNNNNNNNNNNNNNNNNNNNNNNNNNNNNNNNNNNNNNNNNNNNNNNNNNNNNNNNNNNNNNNNNNNNNNNNNNNNNNNNNNNNNNNNNNNNNNNNNNNNNNNNNNNNNNNNNNNNNNNNNNNNNNNNNNNNNNNNNNNNNNNNNNNNNNNNNNNNNNNNNNNNNNNNNNNNNNNNNNNNNNNNNNNNNNNNNNNNNNNNNNNNNNNNNNNNNNNNNNNNNNNNNNNNNNNNNNNNNNNNNNNNNNNNNNNNNNNNNNNNNNNNNNNNNNNNNNNNNNNNNNNNNNNNNNNNNNNNNNNNNNNNNNNNNNNNNNNNNNNNNNNNNNNNNNNNNNNNNNNNNNNNNNNNNNNNNNNNNNNNNNNNNNNNNNNNNNNNNNNNNNNNNNNNNNNNNNNNNNNNNNNNNNNNNNNNNNNNNNNNNNNNNNNNNNNNNNNNNNNNNNNNNNNNNNNNNNNNNNNNNNNNNNNNNNNNNNNNNNNNNNNNNNNNNNNNNNNNNNNNNNNNNNNNNNNNNNNNNNNNNNNNNNNNNNNNNNNNNNNNNNNNNNNNNNNNNNNNNNNNNNNNNNNNNNNNNNNNNNNNNNNNNNNNNNNNNNNNNNNNNNNNNNNNNNNNNNNNNNNNNNNNNNNNNNNNNNNNNNNNNNNNNNNNNNNNNNNNNNNagagagagagagagagagagagagagagagagagagagagatcatatcTGTCACTGTAACAgatttttagatatttaaattaactgaaaattttcaaatttggtgtattggtgtactttttcacgctgaatccgggtttgtgattcatttattccaaaaaaaaattagaaaaatgttataggGGCATAAAGTTTAACTATTTTCTcccccaatcagaaaacaggattcgTGCGTAATAGTTGTCATAAAATGGAAGTAAACATTAGAAGAAGAGGTTTTAGACAAACTGAAAGCTATGCGTATACAAAGTAAGTGGGAACAATATGTGAGAAAATTAGTTCGAGTGCACATGCAGTTACTTTGTTAGTGGCTCAGAAATTGTTTTTTGCAGAGCTGCTATCcaatacaacagtaattatgAAAGCATATCAGATATACACAAGTGAAAATTACCTACATTCCCATAATACAAAAATTGATATCTGAAAATCCCTTCGAATTAATTTCGATATTAAATAATAAGCTTAGAATATAATCACTCTATAACAATGCCTTTTCTGGACAGCCTTACTATATGCCTTCAGGTCTACCCATAGAGACAGCCAAAAATGATTATATTCTTTCCCCAATAAAATTAGATGTGTATATCTAAAACATATAATACATTAATGATTAactaaaaggaaaaaggaaagcaaCTAAAACGAAATTACCAAAAAAAGCAGAAAGCAAGTAaggctgaaagaaaaaaaaatgataataaaaataaaacttacttaAGTGCAAtagcatattaaaaataactttattaattaaatattaatgttaaaaaACTAAATTGTAGAATATAAGCACTTTTGACCAATGCCTTTTCTGAACAACGTTACCACATGACTTCAGTACTGCCCATAGAAACACAGCCAGAAATGTTTATATTCTatcaagtgaatttggaattttaaagaaaataaagataaaataacgttaatttttatacaaatttattttcttgcaaTTATTAATAgattatatgcatttttataagcAAAAATTATTGATCTCATAACAaggaacaacaactacaatataaTCATCTTGAATTTGCAACATGGCTCACCAAACGATAACAAACTGCAAGACCCCGAAACTTTCATTGACTAGGCTCACTTTAAGTCACATAGATCTTaagttgatgaaaataataataattgttgctaattgaaatgaaaaataaacacttgTGTTATgtaatgaatttaatttaattaacaatggTCAATGACATATTTATTAAAGCATATGTAAATAACTTCAAtgctaataaattttaaattagaattaaaagtaatatgaaatataatcacTTAAAACTGCACCTTTTCTGAACAGCCTTACTACATGATTCAGTACTGCTCATAGAGACACAGTCACAAGtggttatattttattgaataatttaggTTGCTTAAAACATAACTTAATATGAAGTTATTTATAAAAGCAAGTAATCCCCTCAACCCACATTCCCCAAACCCTTCATTGGAAAGCTGAAAAATTGGATTATTAAACAACCTTgcttactttattttaaaattgtagtATTAAGAATCCCAATATGAAAGTAGATCGATTGTCAATGAAATTATGAATGTGAAAGATTTATGAGtgtgtaatttttaatttttaattgatatgtaaaaacaataaaaaaaattactttaatgGGACctaaactatgaaattcttcgcggtgtcgttgataattccttccttacctcaatgatgccggtgacatatattaaaagtctccTTATAGAATTATATACATCAAAATGTATAGAACTATATTTCACCCACAATTTGAGAAACATACACTCATAACTTTTCGTTTTagaacttcattgcatgagattgttAACTGATACACAAAAACAATGGAAAAGTATTTCATTTaatgggaccaaaactatgaaattcctcgcggtgtcgttgataatttttttcgtTACCTCAGTGAtcccggtgacatatattaaaagtctttTTTATAAAACCATATTcataaaaagtatagaactatactatcaccctcaaatttgagaaacaaacactcataacttttttcttttagaacTTCATTGCGTGAGAATTGagttctatcatttaagcttaattaaaatatagtttgttaatTATACTTggatccaattttttgccttatattttcttcaagatattttacctcacaactctttttatacaaatttttgttgcatgggaccaaaactataaaattctCCATGCTTGCttttatcattgaagctaagataaatatattttgctttgaaaataaaaaagttatttagatctaaatttgattggtggcgttacttactctcctataatgttgctacaaattttgatgtaaacttcttttttctactggaccaaatcttaattttcttatgctaaaatgtagctagggaccagtcttcttcaaaaatgttaacagtttttaatttagttaagaactgaattagcgacaagctctgaaagatgccgTGTGTGAGTAAATTGCTGCCTTAAGAATACCATAGTTGAATGATAAATGTCCGACTTgcacagaatataaatgatatcaagaattaaaatggttgaataagagttttacgagtccaacagctgtttctgggggcttggtggCCCAAAATAATGACTGTAGCTTGATTTCATCGTTGGATAACACCAGTCTCCGTCTTcaggaagaattttacatttgggGTGTTGACAGAATTCTTTCCTGAAGATGGAGATTGGTATTATCCGAAGAATTCTTTCCTGAAGACGGAGGCTGGTGTTATCCGATGATGGAATCatgttacaattattattttggaccaccaaaCCACAATAAACACCTGCTGGACTCGTAAAATTCttattcaacccctttaatttctgatatcatttatattctgtgtaagccggactttattatatgtatacttatgtatagtctttgtattaaatgtatttaatatttttttgtatttcgaCATGTCTAACTTGCTTgtctttacatttactcctctacctgctcaagttcaaatctcttgagcactacgaagtgcatgctatacagagaatacctgtctctcatctctctccccctttctctctctctcNNNNNNNNNNNNNNNNNNNNNNNNNNNNNNNNNNNNNNNNNNNNNNNNNNNNNNNNNNNNNNNNNNNNNNNNNNNNNNNNNNNNNNNNNNNNNNNNNNNNNNNNNNNNNNNNNNNNNNNNNNNNNNNNNNNNNNNNNNNNNNNNNNNNNNNNNNNNNNNNNNNNNNNNNNNNNNNNNNNNNNNNNNNNNNNNNNNNNNNNNNNNNNNNNNNNNNNNNNNNNNNNNNNNNNNNNNNNNNNNNNNNNNNNNNNNNNNNgcatacatacatacacacacacacacacacacacacatatatatataattaaaaagagaCATGATTTTAAGAAAAACACGCGTCTTCTTGAGTTAGAAGAGGACACCTTTTTCCACCTgtaaaatatctcaaaatatcaaatgcaactattatttctctttgatttttttgttgttttttgcttaAGGTCGTCATTTTCGTCATGTTATTCGTTGTGGTAGAAGTGGTCGTCatagtaatggtaatgatagtagcagtggtggAGCTGATGGCGGTGGTTCTGATAGCAGACGGGAATGTCTCATTGctcttattgttgctgctgctattatggGGTACTGAAAAATCGGAAAGAAGATTTTAAAGGAGCTTTATCAAAGACGAATGAAGGAAATGGATTGTATTTAAATAGCAGGCAATCTGGCTcgaatatttctttcagttttaattttgtttcgtcCGGGATATCCTGATAAGCTTCCCTTAAAACCATCTTTCGATTTTCAGAAAGATTCGTATCAGTATTTACAGAATGTTGATGCTTTTGCATTAAAGAAGTCAAAAATTCTTGCTTCGTAATATTTAGCCAATTTTGCGGGGAATAAGGGAAATTTATGTGAATACTTATGAGACCTTTCATTTGAAGTTTGCGCCAAGTCTTTTGTGCTGCGTTGTAAGGATCGTAGCAAGGGTTTTTCAAGTTGCTatcacttgaaaataaaatatgtgcaGCGTCCGTTAACTCATCCAAAACACTGGCGTTTTTCGCTTTCTGAATTAAATATTTGTGATCTGATAGACCAATGAAAGCCATCATTTTTTCGGCATCGTTCTGAAAGCTTTCGAGCTTCCCTATAAAATCGTATTTTATCAGACACGGCTTACAATGAGTATACATAGGCATAAAGTGACCGTCTGTGTTAAGTCCATTCGTGATGGTCTTCACGAAATATGTTACAAATTCGGCAAACGTGACATTATTGTAGCATTTTCTTCGAGGACGATTGTTTGCGTTTGAAATTTTCCGTAGAACCAACTGCCAACGACTGCTCCTTACAAACAACTTATCGACGTATGCAGATAACAATCGTGAATAGGGCTCACGaacgaaaattattttt is a window encoding:
- the LOC106880878 gene encoding carbohydrate sulfotransferase 11 isoform X2, whose product is MFTKFIRNKKIILIGLATYVFAALYLSEKIFVIFRRPSVEVVRQNIAGRQRELKENIYAVCQNDTSKYYGYTNKFIFHSHIYVNTRREFIHCLIEKVGCSFFKRLLYFFSNNKHSLKDPFEITLGDAHGLPNERFSQMSVRQIENILKNYKKIIFVREPYSRLLSAYVDKLFVRSSRWQLVLRKISNANNRPRRKCYNNVTFAEFVTYFVKTITNGLNTDGHFMPMYTHCKPCLIKYDFIGKLESFQNDAEKMMAFIGLSDHKYLIQKAKNASVLDELTDAAHILFSSDSNLKNPCYDPYNAAQKTWRKLQMKGLISIHINFPYSPQNWLNITKQEFLTSLMQKHQHSVNTDTNLSENRKMVLREAYQDIPDETKLKLKEIFEPDCLLFKYNPFPSFVFDKAPLKSSFRFFSTP